Proteins encoded in a region of the Anopheles ziemanni chromosome 2, idAnoZiCoDA_A2_x.2, whole genome shotgun sequence genome:
- the LOC131294916 gene encoding uncharacterized protein LOC131294916, with protein sequence MKIPTIPQHGTVFYTSGGHKESGTFLTDELVIVSGLIFSDNDTLVEDITNSLRRCPVIELNKCDKLKEVAELDFRVIRKSKDSLEEHAARPCMMVHSVRVKNCLENVLNDLHVSIDGESKPVNRYSSLYASIAILSTNTGTVPSWDHIKAIINRWKSPKDEPTNILDKVVAISTPFGNESFYNTVNVGHVTNMFGENDCLLLLDIQLSFGCQGGAVYDRQMKIKGIIIGTTFVHRNENVTFPLAINVDEIISITSNSRNLCQSQVNPFPTQAVRSVCMIDSQGCWGTGCAFELNGKCYIISCSHVLATNNITCTFSNQTFTSPRLIYKNPTFDSAYDIALMEATFEEAQRSNWFCRLANYIPSVGQRLYAVGFPVFKSLAMGSNFKPSIIPGRATKYSKGILFTDCSVQYGQSGGPIFDENGCLIAIAVSNFKSSLDNRIYPFHNMCVPVKDIYNILMQFSQTNDPLALEQLQANWEIRSKWKLKPPMILNKL encoded by the exons ATGAAG ATACCAACAATCCCCCAGCATGGAACCGTATTTTATACGTCCGGTGGACATAAGGAATCGGGCACTTTTCTCACTGATGAGCTTGTTATCGTATCGGGGTTAATTTTCAGTGATAACGATACACTGGTGGAAGATATAACCAACTCACTACGCCGCTGCCCGGTTATAGAGCTTAACAAATGTGATAAGCTGAAAGAAGTTGCCGAGTTGGACTTTCGGGTGATTCGAAAATCCAAAGACAGTTTAGAGGAACATGCTGCTCGACCCTGTATGATGGTACACTCCGTGCGCGTGAAGAActgtttggaaaatgttttaaatgacCTACACGTGTCCATTGATGGCGAATCTAAGCCCGTGAACAGGTACAGCAGCCTGTATGCCAGCATCGCTATCCTGTCCACCAATACAGGCACCGTTCCTTCTTGGGACCATATTAAAGCAATCATAAATCGTTGGAAATCACCAAAAGACGAGCCAACTAATATTTTAGATAAGGTTGTCGCCATCTCTACCCCATTTGGAAATGAATCCTTCTATAACACCGTTAACGTAGGACATGTTACTAACATGTTCGGTGAAAATGATtgtctgctgctgctcgatATACAGCTGAGCTTTGGATGCCAAGGAGGGGCCGTATATGATCgacaaat GAAAATCAAAGGAATTATTATCGGTACGACGTTCGTGCATCGCAATGAGAATGTAACTTTTCCGTTGGCAATCAACGTTGATGAAATAATAAGCATCACATCCAACAGTCGGAACCTGTGCCAAAGCCAAGTGAATCCTTTCCCAACGCAAGCAGTACGGTCCGTTTGTATGATCGATTCCCAAGGATGCTGGGGGACTGGTTGtgcgtttgaattgaatggaaaatgcTACATCATTTCTTGTTCGCACGTTCTCGCTACG AACAATATCACCTGTACCTTCAGCAATCAAACTTTTACGAGTCCTAGGTTAATCTACAAAAATCCTACTTTCGATAGTGCGTACGATATTGCActaatggaagcaacattcgAAGAAGCTCAACGTTCCAATTGGTTTTGTCGGTTGGCCAACTATATTCCCAGTGTAGGGCAGCGTCTTTATGCTGTTGGGTTTCCTGTTTTCAAATCACTTGCTATGGGATCAAACTTTAAACCTAGCATCATACCTGGGAGAGCTACGAAGTACAGCAAAGGAATTCTTTTCACGGACTGTTCGGTGCAATACG GGCAAAGTGGAGGACCTATATTTGACGAGAACGGGTGTCTGATTGCAATTGCTGTTTCGAACTTCAAGAGCTCATTGGATAATCGAATATATCCTTTCCATAATATGTGTGTTCCGGTGAAAGATATTTACAACATACTGATGCAATTCTCTCAAACCAATG ACCCGCTCGCGCTGGAACAGCTGCAAGCTAATTGGGAGATAAGAAGCAAATGGAAACTCAAGCCACCCATGATTTTGAATAAACTTTAA
- the LOC131291673 gene encoding E3 ubiquitin-protein ligase LRSAM1-like — MGCRISSSNNENLFTPTDDSEMPTTSQQPTVDFKARLERKQCLAKETPEPIYDLEDCNLKDVPPGVFVMCKVLRKEVLILANNKLSTLAGGGSLQDLALLQSLNLSYNRFKKLPEDIHQLVNLRELFLSNNALEKLPATIGRLKKLELLILSANNLSTVEQIAFMTNLRVLDISGNVRLSQLPNQLATCDNLVDIVLDSGHIENPPAAVIAGGTYAILKYLSTGEIRPPEQSNALDVAVATTSAFISGERSEKRQQELGRERYEKERKLLERERLAFEKDILTESKLHEQQQKRKQMLLLQLLEQQNQSESQVHKLQQEKQTERERLIDNILKDEQKSNELVSNLLELKNGPDPAFLEQEREEQQRLLDHLRTQQNDLRKQEILGAMTSLLENEINIIQNFHNQRDQSSRNILEREYETNNLLNNVFLNYDRNRQDVIDQITCNEDIQKSAVAALIARNDSRTWGLVEQVRIVESQLAALTLYEIERKKNNQDDQIINLTDHRVNLTYVLTDLLKQQDQRKQQLLDTLKIIEKQKESEQTDFWLLQYQKLLDRQPTELSNDTASIDPVLGYQFLVNGVVHCLPFLSKIWQNKDKELCTVSDQDLVDAGVQSSTDRRGILLSIANYYDYLNCKIDYPECEESVVGTPMATAPSTTNTPDDPVSANTPQSPSIVGGRSAEEPISPMGGGGVTQFAECVICMEQTVQVIFLPCGHMCCCSGCHVEIHDCPMCRAYIERKIKVIQP, encoded by the exons ATGGGTTGTCGTATTTCGTCTTCGAACAATGAAAACCTGTTCACACCAACAGACGACAGTGAAATGCCTACTACGAGTCAGCAGCCAACCGTGGATTTCAAAGCGCGTCTAGAGCGCAAGCAGTGCCTg GCAAAGGAAACACCGGAACCAATCTACGACCTGGAAGATTGCAATCTGAAAGATGTCCCACCGGGCGTTTTTGTCATGTGCAAGGTGCTGCGGAAGGAGGTCCTCATCTTGGCCAACAACAAACTGTCCACCCTGGCCGGCGGTGGATCACTGCAAGACTTAGCTTTACTGCAATCCTTAAATCTGTCGTACAATCGTTTCAAGAAGCTGCCGGAAGATATACACCAACTAGTAAATCTCAGG GAACTATTTTTATCCAACAATGCCTTGGAAAAGCTGCCGGCTACGATTGGGCGGCTGAAAAAGCTAGAACTGCTGATACTTTCAGCGAACAATCTGTCGACCGTAGAGCAGATAGCGTTCATGACCAATCTGAGGGTGCTGGATATTAGTGGCAATGTGCGTCTTTCTCAGCTGCCCAACCAGCTGGCAACGTGTGATAATCTTGTAGACATAGTGCTGGACTCGGGGCACATAGAAAACCCTCCGGCGGCCGTGATTGCCGGTGGGACGTACGCTATTCTGAAGTATCTTTCTACGGGTGAAATTCGCCCACCGGAACAGTCTAATGCGTTGGATGTTGCTGTGGCTACCACCTCGGCGTTCATCAGTGGCGAACGTAGCGAAAAGCGCCAACAGGAACTGGGTCGTGAGCGGTACGAAAAAGAGCGCAAGCTACTCGAACGTGAACGGTTGGCGTTCGAGAAGGACATACTGACGGAGAGCAAGTTgcacgagcagcagcagaagcggAAACAAatgctgctgttgcagttGCTGGAGCAGCAGAACCAAAGTGAATCGCAGGTGCACAAATTGCAGCAAGAGAAACAAACCGAACGGGAGCGACTGATCGACAACATTCTCAAAG ATGAGCAAAAATCGAACGAATTAGTTAGCAACTTACTAGAGCTGAAGAACGGTCCCGATCCCGCCTTCCTCGAGCAGGAACGGGAAGAGCAGCAGCGTCTGCTCGATCACTTGCGGACCCAACAGAACGATCTTCGCAAGCAAGAAATTCTCGGTGCCATGACCAGTCTGCTTGAGAACGAAATCAACATTATTCAGAACTTTCATAATCAACGGGATCAATCATCGCGCAACATACTGGAGCGCGAGTACGAGACGAACAATCTGCTGAACAATGTGTTTCTGAACTACGACCGGAATCGGCAGGACGTCATCGACCAAATAACATGCAACGAGGATATACAGAAAAGCGCGGTTGCTGCCCTGATCGCCCGCAATGACTCACGCACCTGGGGTTTAGTGGAGCAGGTGCGAATAGTAGAATCGCAGTTAGCCGCCTTGACGCTGTACGAGATCGAACGAAAGAAGAACAATCAGGATGATCAAATT ATAAATTTGACTGACCATCGTGTCAATTTAACTTACGTTCTTACGGATTTGCTCAAACAACAGGACCAAAGAAAGCAGCAG CTCTTGGATACACTCAAGATCATTGAAAAACAGAAGGAAAGCGAACAGACCGACTTCTGGCTGCTGCAGTACCAAAAACTCCTCGATCGGCAACCGACGGAGCTTTCCAACGATACCGCTTCAATCGATCCCGTGCTTGGGTATCAGTTCTTGGTCAATGGCGTAGTACACTGTTTGCCATTCTTGTCGAAAATTTGGCAAAACAAGGACAAAGAATTGTGCACCGTGTCCGATCAGGACCTGGTGGACGCTGGCGTACAGAGTTCCACCGACCGGCGGGGAATTCTGTTGTCCATTGCCAACTACTACGACTATCTGAATTGCAAAATTGACTATCCGGAATGTGAGGAGTCGGTTGTGGGGACACCGATGGCTACCGCTCCGTCGACCACCAACACGCCAGATGATCCGGTCAGTGCAAATACTCCACAGTCGCCGTCCATCGTCGGAGGACGATCAGCTGAGGAACCGATTAGTCcgatgggtggtggtggtgtgacACAGTTCGCGGAATGTGTCATCTGCATGGAGCAAACG gtACAAGTGATATTCCTGCCATGTGGACACATGTGCTGCTGTTCGGGATGTCACGTGGAAATCCACGACTGTCCAATGTGCCGTGCGTACATCGAAAGAAAGATTAAAGTCATACAGCCTTAA